A region from the Coffea eugenioides isolate CCC68of chromosome 9, Ceug_1.0, whole genome shotgun sequence genome encodes:
- the LOC113782829 gene encoding glucuronokinase 1-like gives MAGENGNVIEHKAYARVGLLGNPSDVYYGRTISFSLGNFWASVRLQPSKELVIVPHPTHDLVQFESLSHMVNRLQAEGYYGGVRLLMAICKVFHNYCRDENISLREGNFTLSYDTNIPRQTGLSGSSAIVCAALSCFLDFYNVRHLIKVEVRPNLILNAEKELGIVAGLQDRVAQVYGGLVYMDFSKKYMEELGHGNYTPMDITILPPLYLVYAENPSDSGKVHSAVRQRWLDGDEFIISSMDEVANIALEGRAALLAKDYGKLVTLMNRNFDLRRSMFGDNALGALNIKMIEVARRVGAASKFTGSGGAAVVFCPDGPSQVELLEDAYHKAGFVIEPVKFIPSLLNDIDLKSISSK, from the coding sequence ATGGCCGGAGAGAATGGCAATGTGATAGAGCACAAGGCGTATGCCAGGGTGGGATTGCTGGGAAATCCTAGCGATGTTTATTATGGGCGAACCATTTCTTTCAGCCTTGGCAACTTCTGGGCTTCAGTGCGTTTGCAACCTTCTAAAGAGCTTGTTATTGTGCCACACCCTACTCATGATTTGGTCCAATTTGAGTCCCTCTCTCACATGGTGAATCGGTTGCAAGCTGAAGGGTATTATGGAGGGGTTCGTTTGCTTATGGCCATATGCAAAGTTTTTCACAACTACTGCAGGGATGAGAATATCAGTTTACGCGAAGGAAATTTTACCCTGTCATATGATACCAATATACCTCGCCAGACAGGGCTATCGGGGTCTAGTGCCATCGTCTGTGCTGCTCTTAGCTGCTTTTTGGATTTCTATAATGTGAGGCATTTGATTAAGGTTGAGGTTAGGCCCAACCTTATTCTTAATGCCGAGAAGGAACTTGGCATTGTTGCTGGTCTCCAGGACAGGGTGGCACAGGTGTACGGGGGGCTTGTTTACATGGATTTCAGCAAAAAGTACATGGAAGAATTGGGGCATGGAAATTATACGCCTATGGATATTACTATTCTTCCCCCTCTTTATCTTGTCTATGCCGAGAATCCGAGTGATTCTGGAAAGGTGCACAGTGCAGTTAGGCAGAGATGGTTAGATGGTGATGAGTTCATTATATCGTCAATGGATGAGGTAGCTAATATTGCTTTGGAAGGGAGGGCTGCATTGCTTGCAAAGGACTATGGCAAGTTGGTGACTCTCATGAACCGTAATTTTGATCTGCGAAGGAGCATGTTTGGCGACAATGCACTTGGTGCTCTTAATATTAAGATGATTGAAGTGGCACGAAGGGTTGGTGCTGCATCAAAATTCACTGGGAGTGGAGGTGCTGCCGTGGTTTTCTGTCCTGACGGACCTTCACAAGTAGAGCTTCTGGAGGATGCATATCACAAGGCTGGTTTTGTCATTGAACCAGTTAAGTTTATTCCTTCTCTTTTAAATGATATCGATCTCAAGTCTATATCTTCAAAATAA